In Methylocystis echinoides, one genomic interval encodes:
- a CDS encoding L,D-transpeptidase: protein MRTAFSRVIPPLFAAVAALGAAALPQSASARDTVSFSPEVEPGTIVISASQRRLFYVVRPGVAIRYPVAVPKRGKEWSGYASVDGKYLQPDWSPPSVVRADHPELPSLIRGGSPRNPMGVAALTLDRGEVAIHGTSAKMRASIGTAASYGCIRMLNEDVADLYSRVNVGSPVLMRP, encoded by the coding sequence ATGCGTACCGCGTTCTCTCGAGTTATCCCTCCGCTCTTCGCCGCCGTCGCCGCGCTTGGCGCCGCCGCCCTCCCGCAATCGGCTTCCGCCCGCGACACCGTCTCCTTCTCCCCCGAGGTCGAGCCCGGCACGATCGTCATCAGCGCGAGCCAGCGCAGGCTCTTCTACGTCGTGCGCCCCGGCGTCGCCATCCGCTATCCGGTCGCCGTGCCCAAGCGCGGCAAGGAATGGTCGGGCTATGCTTCCGTGGACGGCAAATATCTTCAGCCGGACTGGTCGCCGCCGTCCGTCGTGAGGGCCGATCATCCGGAACTGCCCAGCCTGATTCGCGGCGGCTCGCCGCGCAATCCGATGGGAGTCGCGGCCTTGACGCTCGACCGCGGCGAGGTCGCGATTCACGGCACCTCGGCCAAGATGCGCGCCTCGATCGGCACGGCAGCGTCGTACGGCTGCATCCGTATGCTGAACGAGGACGTCGCTGACCTTTACTCCCGCGTGAACGTTGGCTCGCCCGTGTTGATGCGGCCCTGA
- the rlmN gene encoding 23S rRNA (adenine(2503)-C(2))-methyltransferase RlmN codes for MTLSHTAVAAKLSGKASLAGMTRAGMADALRALGLPEREIRMRVSQLWHWVYFRGARGFDEMLNISKALRATLDDSFDLALPEIVEEQISVDGTRKWLLRLAPLDAQDKGAEVECVYIPESDRGTLCVSSQVGCTLNCSFCHTGTQKLVRNLTTAEIVGQLLVARQRLGDFPERERPTDGLVPSGEGVRAVSNIVFMGMGEPLYNIENVMAAIEIMADGDGLSLSKRRITVSTSGVVPQIERLGMDCGPALAISLHAVRDDLRNELVPLNKKYPIAELLQACRDYPGASNARRITFEYVMLKGVNDSPAEARELVRLLKGVPAKINLIPFNPWPGAPYECSDWETIERFSDIVFNAGYASPVRTPRGRDILAACGQLKSETEKLRARARLAAEGG; via the coding sequence ATGACTTTGTCACACACCGCCGTCGCCGCCAAGCTCTCCGGCAAGGCGTCGCTTGCCGGAATGACCCGCGCCGGCATGGCCGACGCGTTGCGCGCGTTGGGCCTGCCCGAGCGGGAAATCCGGATGCGGGTCTCCCAGCTCTGGCACTGGGTCTATTTCCGCGGCGCCCGCGGCTTCGACGAGATGCTGAACATCTCGAAGGCGCTGCGCGCGACGCTCGACGACTCTTTCGATCTCGCGCTGCCCGAAATCGTCGAGGAGCAGATTTCCGTCGACGGCACGCGCAAATGGCTGCTCCGCCTCGCTCCGCTCGATGCGCAAGATAAAGGCGCCGAGGTCGAGTGCGTCTACATCCCGGAGAGCGACCGCGGCACGCTCTGCGTCTCCTCGCAGGTCGGCTGCACGCTCAACTGCAGCTTCTGCCACACGGGCACGCAGAAGCTCGTGCGCAATCTGACCACGGCCGAAATCGTCGGCCAGCTTCTCGTCGCGCGCCAGCGGCTCGGCGACTTCCCGGAGCGCGAGCGGCCGACCGACGGGCTCGTGCCTTCAGGCGAAGGCGTTCGCGCCGTCTCCAACATCGTCTTCATGGGCATGGGCGAGCCGCTCTACAACATCGAGAACGTCATGGCGGCGATCGAGATCATGGCGGACGGCGACGGGCTGTCGCTCTCCAAGCGCCGCATCACCGTCTCGACCTCGGGCGTCGTGCCGCAGATCGAGCGGCTCGGAATGGACTGCGGTCCGGCGCTCGCCATTTCGCTGCACGCCGTCCGCGACGACTTGCGAAACGAACTCGTGCCGCTCAACAAGAAATATCCGATAGCAGAGCTGTTGCAGGCCTGCCGCGACTATCCCGGCGCCAGCAACGCCCGCCGCATCACCTTCGAATATGTGATGCTCAAGGGCGTCAACGACAGCCCCGCCGAGGCGCGCGAGCTGGTGCGGCTTCTCAAGGGCGTGCCGGCGAAGATCAATCTCATTCCCTTCAACCCCTGGCCCGGCGCGCCCTATGAATGTTCCGACTGGGAGACGATCGAGCGCTTCTCCGACATCGTCTTCAACGCCGGCTACGCCAGCCCCGTGCGCACGCCGCGCGGCCGCGACATTCTCGCCGCCTGCGGCCAGTTGAAGAGCGAGACCGAGAAGCTGCGGGCGCGAGCGCGGCTCGCTGCGGAAGGCGGCTGA
- the proC gene encoding pyrroline-5-carboxylate reductase translates to MNPRLKGASVALIGAGNMGLAMLEGWVNEGLSGKDVAVVDPKPSQRLRDFCAAKGFLLAAAPGSDASPRDAVVLAVKPQALDAGAGAAASFVGAGSVVVSILAGKRIEDIAARLPAAKAIVRAMPNTPAAIGRGMTGAFASAGTREDQRLLADALLRAAGQVEWVDSEGLIDAVTAVSGSGPAYVFLLVECLAAAGVEAGLPKALAERLARVTIEGAGELLHRQSETSAETLRQRVTSPGGTTAAALGVLMADDGLAPLMARAVAAARKRASELSG, encoded by the coding sequence GTGAATCCGAGGCTGAAGGGCGCCTCCGTTGCATTGATCGGGGCAGGCAACATGGGCCTCGCCATGCTCGAGGGCTGGGTCAACGAGGGCCTTTCCGGCAAGGACGTCGCCGTCGTCGACCCGAAGCCGTCCCAGCGCCTGCGCGATTTTTGCGCCGCCAAGGGATTCCTGTTGGCTGCGGCGCCGGGCTCTGACGCATCGCCGCGCGACGCCGTCGTTCTCGCCGTAAAGCCGCAAGCGCTGGACGCGGGGGCAGGGGCGGCCGCATCCTTCGTCGGAGCGGGTTCCGTCGTCGTGTCCATTCTTGCGGGAAAGCGCATCGAGGACATTGCGGCGCGTCTGCCCGCCGCGAAAGCGATTGTGCGCGCCATGCCGAACACGCCGGCCGCCATCGGGCGCGGCATGACCGGCGCTTTCGCCAGCGCCGGGACGCGCGAGGACCAGCGCCTGCTCGCCGACGCGCTGCTGCGCGCGGCGGGGCAGGTCGAATGGGTGGACAGCGAAGGACTGATCGACGCGGTGACGGCGGTGTCCGGCTCCGGTCCGGCCTATGTGTTCCTGCTCGTCGAGTGCCTCGCCGCCGCAGGGGTCGAGGCCGGTCTGCCCAAAGCCCTAGCCGAACGGCTCGCGCGCGTCACGATCGAGGGCGCTGGCGAGCTGCTCCATCGCCAATCGGAAACCAGCGCCGAGACGCTGCGCCAGCGTGTGACCTCTCCCGGCGGCACGACTGCCGCCGCTCTGGGCGTGCTGATGGCCGACGATGGCCTGGCGCCGCTCATGGCCAGGGCCGTGGCGGCCGCCAGGAAACGCGCCTCGGAGCTTTCGGGCTGA
- a CDS encoding TetR family transcriptional regulator has protein sequence MSTRNRVIDAALKLAARRDFGDVSLTDIAQEAEISLADLRDLFPSKGAIVGGFSRRIDRQVLDEFSGLNSHDPARDRLYDVLRKRLEALEPHRDALSSIGRWAARDPLTAAALNRETVNSMRFMLEAADIDCDGPVGSLKLQGLAMAWGRVLDAWFENGFSFALETLDREIARGERYVEHVEDFARITRPFTDMANRLFELGGMRRRHGHAADDDHPHSHA, from the coding sequence ATGAGCACTCGAAACAGGGTGATCGACGCCGCGCTGAAGCTTGCGGCCCGCCGCGATTTCGGGGACGTCAGCCTGACCGACATCGCCCAGGAGGCGGAGATTTCACTCGCGGATCTGCGCGACCTCTTCCCCTCGAAGGGCGCGATCGTGGGCGGCTTCTCGCGCCGCATCGACCGGCAGGTGCTGGATGAATTCTCGGGCCTGAACTCTCACGACCCGGCGCGCGACCGGCTCTACGACGTGTTGCGCAAGCGGCTCGAGGCGCTGGAGCCTCACCGCGACGCTCTTTCCAGCATCGGCCGCTGGGCGGCGCGCGATCCGCTGACCGCGGCGGCGCTCAATCGCGAGACCGTCAACTCCATGCGCTTCATGCTGGAGGCCGCCGACATCGACTGCGACGGCCCGGTGGGCTCGCTCAAGCTCCAAGGGCTCGCCATGGCGTGGGGCCGGGTGCTGGACGCCTGGTTCGAGAACGGATTCTCCTTCGCGCTCGAGACGCTCGATCGGGAAATCGCGCGCGGCGAGCGCTACGTCGAGCATGTCGAGGATTTCGCCCGCATCACGCGGCCATTCACCGACATGGCGAACAGGCTGTTTGAGTTGGGCGGCATGCGACGCCGTCACGGGCACGCGGCGGACGACGACCACCCGCACTCGCACGCCTGA
- a CDS encoding SGNH/GDSL hydrolase family protein, translating into MAHLALVGDSIFDNEAYTVGGPAVIKQVRKRIPIGWRATLAAVDGARIDGIAGQLSRLPADVDRLIVSVGGNDVLDLIPLLDSPVTRSVQAVAMIGDAARTFEDAYRVMLDSCLHVDRHASICTIYSGNFPDREFQHVARTALSPFNDAIIRIGVEHGLTIIDLRLVCSAAADYANPIEPSSAGGEKIAKAIVRAATGDGGWERSARIIG; encoded by the coding sequence ATGGCGCATCTCGCTCTCGTCGGCGACTCCATCTTCGACAACGAAGCCTATACGGTCGGCGGACCGGCGGTCATCAAGCAGGTGAGGAAGCGTATTCCGATTGGCTGGCGGGCCACGCTCGCCGCCGTGGACGGCGCAAGGATCGACGGGATCGCCGGGCAGCTCTCCCGGCTCCCGGCCGACGTCGACCGGCTGATCGTGAGCGTCGGCGGAAACGACGTGCTCGATCTCATCCCGCTGCTCGACTCGCCGGTGACAAGGAGCGTCCAGGCGGTCGCGATGATCGGCGACGCCGCGCGCACTTTCGAGGACGCCTACCGCGTGATGCTCGACAGCTGCCTCCACGTCGACCGGCACGCGTCGATTTGCACGATCTATTCCGGCAATTTCCCCGATCGTGAATTTCAGCATGTCGCCCGCACGGCGCTGTCGCCGTTCAACGATGCGATCATTCGCATCGGCGTCGAGCATGGGCTCACGATTATCGACTTACGTCTCGTCTGCAGCGCCGCGGCGGATTACGCCAACCCGATCGAACCCTCGTCGGCGGGCGGCGAGAAAATCGCCAAGGCGATCGTCCGCGCCGCCACCGGCGACGGCGGCTGGGAGCGCAGCGCGCGGATTATCGGCTAG
- a CDS encoding porin — translation MARRLSPRTLSVSMIGGAVVASTLAQAATDSEAIEARLRALESQVSKLRPLEAEIAKLRREARKAKEQAGEAQAAAANVVNAGAASGSPAPPPVFVSFKNGLYAETADKAYSFKIGGRMQFDGGAATQPLNGWSGQAGVRQVRLEVEGKAAKYWFYKLQYDFAGGQYGAPLNAPVQGGIRDFYIAFQHPALSLPFTKDPAFIHVGSYFEPFSLEFTASSRFRDFIERAMAVEAFAPSRHLGAAIGAYGDNWSAKGGIFTTSFEDLNTNPALATSAPFGLPARSGWVATGGGQYFDLTGRLTYAPIKDEHDLLHVGVSGRFHQPNSATGLSDDRVLRLGNRIRSENYILNQGLLGTPDLSCGTVAFPGVATAASGHCVNNVEAFGVELSAAHGPFSLQAEYLGQRVNRNETNIALSRLAGAFAPGGASHYFSGYYVYGQWYVTGEERAAAYNVSDKIGANFTQIKIKHPLSEGGVGALGLAARFSALDLNSGPYSGTGLSNMLAYTTLIAPNPAAASAIANAGVVGGRQENATLGLNWYPDNGFHFQLNWTHVLHASAPLNDYFLFASGVPARQGAFINGAHSNLFEARAQVYW, via the coding sequence ATGGCTCGACGTCTATCGCCCAGAACACTGTCGGTTTCGATGATCGGCGGCGCAGTCGTCGCTTCGACGCTCGCCCAGGCCGCCACGGATTCAGAGGCGATCGAGGCGCGGCTGCGCGCCCTGGAGTCGCAAGTCTCCAAATTGCGGCCGCTCGAAGCCGAGATCGCCAAGCTGCGGCGCGAGGCGCGCAAGGCGAAGGAGCAGGCTGGGGAGGCGCAGGCGGCCGCCGCGAATGTCGTCAACGCCGGCGCCGCCAGCGGATCGCCCGCACCGCCCCCGGTCTTCGTCTCCTTCAAGAATGGCCTTTACGCCGAAACGGCGGACAAGGCCTACAGCTTCAAGATCGGCGGCCGCATGCAGTTCGACGGCGGCGCCGCGACGCAGCCGCTCAACGGCTGGTCCGGACAGGCCGGCGTGCGGCAGGTGCGCCTCGAAGTCGAGGGAAAGGCCGCGAAATACTGGTTCTACAAATTGCAATACGACTTCGCCGGCGGGCAATATGGCGCGCCGTTGAATGCGCCGGTGCAGGGCGGGATCCGCGATTTCTACATCGCCTTTCAGCACCCCGCGCTCAGCCTGCCGTTTACCAAAGACCCCGCCTTCATCCACGTCGGCAGCTATTTCGAGCCCTTCAGCCTCGAGTTCACGGCCTCGTCGCGATTCCGCGACTTCATCGAACGCGCCATGGCGGTGGAGGCGTTCGCGCCGAGCCGCCATCTCGGCGCGGCGATCGGCGCCTATGGCGACAATTGGTCGGCGAAGGGCGGCATTTTCACGACCAGCTTCGAGGACCTCAACACCAATCCGGCGCTGGCGACGTCAGCGCCCTTCGGCCTCCCCGCCCGCTCGGGATGGGTCGCGACCGGCGGCGGGCAATATTTCGACCTGACCGGCCGCCTGACCTACGCGCCGATCAAGGACGAGCACGACTTGCTGCATGTCGGCGTCTCGGGCCGCTTCCATCAGCCCAACAGCGCGACGGGCCTCTCCGACGATCGTGTGCTGCGGCTCGGCAACCGCATCCGCTCCGAGAATTACATCCTCAACCAGGGCCTGCTCGGGACGCCCGATCTCTCCTGCGGAACCGTCGCCTTCCCGGGCGTGGCGACGGCGGCTTCGGGTCATTGCGTGAACAATGTCGAGGCTTTTGGCGTCGAATTGTCCGCCGCGCATGGACCATTCTCTTTGCAGGCCGAATATCTCGGCCAGCGGGTCAATCGCAACGAGACCAACATTGCGCTCTCCCGTCTCGCGGGCGCTTTCGCGCCGGGCGGCGCATCGCATTATTTCAGCGGCTACTATGTCTACGGCCAATGGTATGTGACCGGCGAGGAGCGCGCCGCCGCCTATAACGTCAGCGACAAGATCGGCGCCAATTTCACGCAGATCAAGATCAAACACCCGTTGAGCGAGGGCGGCGTCGGCGCCCTGGGTCTCGCCGCCCGCTTCAGCGCCCTAGATCTCAATAGCGGGCCCTACTCGGGAACGGGTCTTTCCAACATGCTCGCTTACACGACCCTGATCGCGCCAAATCCAGCGGCCGCGAGCGCGATTGCAAACGCCGGCGTCGTCGGCGGCCGCCAGGAGAACGCCACGCTGGGACTGAACTGGTATCCCGACAATGGATTCCACTTTCAACTCAACTGGACCCACGTTCTGCACGCCTCGGCCCCGCTCAACGACTATTTCCTCTTTGCGTCGGGCGTCCCGGCGCGCCAGGGGGCCTTTATCAACGGCGCGCATTCGAATCTCTTCGAGGCGCGGGCGCAGGTCTATTGGTGA
- a CDS encoding glycosyltransferase, with the protein MAREGFTPVIATSAVYAAYIAGEGLAFVPIRPDAEDLMGRLGMDLSDIARKMAEDDKFLFDSLIFPHLRESYQDLLAAADGVEAIVSHSLAFAARLVAEATGAPLITVLLSPMMLYSAYDPPLGSRAPLRRAPAWPIEIAFNRLLLWSLAQAVAFWAEPLRRLRRELGLRPRYGLDLLLGSKSSSAVIGLFSPVLAPAQPDHGSRTLIAGHTFHDRYLGAGELAADLADFLDAGEAPIVFTLGSFVTLARKDYYRECMRVASRLGRRAVLLVHEDEVADLGADLPAGAFVAAYAPHSRIFPCAAAVVHHGGIGTVGQAMRAGRPQVVTPFLGDQFDNAERLARLGVAEIVDGKTATADGLCRALSRLGDGHATRAKELADGVRKEDGAAAAAARIAGLVRSERLTQPLASC; encoded by the coding sequence TTGGCGCGGGAGGGTTTCACGCCGGTAATCGCGACCAGCGCCGTCTATGCGGCGTATATCGCGGGCGAGGGGCTCGCCTTCGTCCCGATCCGGCCCGACGCCGAGGATTTGATGGGTCGGCTCGGCATGGACTTGAGCGACATCGCCCGCAAGATGGCGGAAGATGACAAGTTTCTGTTCGATTCGCTGATTTTTCCTCATCTTCGCGAGAGCTACCAAGACCTCCTGGCCGCCGCCGACGGCGTCGAGGCCATTGTGTCGCACAGCCTCGCCTTTGCGGCGCGCCTCGTCGCCGAGGCGACGGGGGCGCCGCTCATCACCGTGCTGCTGTCGCCGATGATGCTCTATTCGGCCTACGACCCGCCGCTCGGGTCGCGGGCGCCGCTGCGCCGCGCCCCGGCCTGGCCGATCGAGATCGCCTTCAACCGCCTGCTGTTGTGGTCCCTGGCCCAGGCCGTGGCCTTCTGGGCCGAACCGCTTCGGCGGCTGCGCCGCGAACTGGGGCTGCGCCCCCGCTACGGGCTCGATCTGTTGCTCGGGTCGAAGTCGTCGAGCGCCGTCATCGGACTGTTCAGCCCCGTCCTGGCGCCCGCGCAGCCCGATCACGGCTCGCGCACGCTGATCGCCGGCCATACCTTCCACGACCGCTATCTGGGGGCGGGGGAGCTTGCGGCGGACCTTGCGGATTTCCTTGACGCCGGGGAGGCGCCCATCGTTTTCACGCTCGGCAGTTTCGTGACCCTCGCCCGAAAGGATTACTACCGCGAATGCATGCGCGTTGCGTCGCGGCTCGGGCGACGCGCCGTTTTGCTTGTCCATGAAGACGAGGTCGCGGATCTCGGCGCCGATCTCCCCGCCGGCGCGTTCGTCGCCGCCTATGCCCCGCATTCGCGCATCTTCCCGTGCGCCGCCGCCGTCGTTCATCACGGCGGCATCGGCACCGTCGGGCAGGCGATGCGCGCCGGACGCCCGCAGGTAGTCACGCCCTTCCTCGGCGATCAGTTCGACAACGCCGAGCGGCTGGCGCGGCTGGGGGTGGCGGAGATCGTGGACGGTAAGACGGCGACGGCCGACGGCCTCTGCCGCGCGCTCTCGCGCCTCGGCGACGGCCATGCGACGCGAGCCAAAGAATTGGCGGATGGCGTGCGGAAAGAGGACGGGGCCGCGGCCGCCGCCGCCCGTATTGCGGGCCTGGTGCGCAGCGAGCGTCTGACGCAGCCGCTGGCCTCATGTTGA
- a CDS encoding methyltransferase domain-containing protein, whose amino-acid sequence MTNQPSPPHIFDRALLRRRLRRAIARGAPDFLVARAADDLLDRLLTVKREFPRSLDLGAPAEHFAQAIVASGRAAPLRASRDGGDVIADEEALPFAPASFDLVVCGMALQWVNDLPGVLAQVRRILAPDGLFLACLPGGASLVELRVALAQAEEEITGGASPRVSPFVDVRDMGGLLQRAGFALPVSDVDSFTLRYDSALGLMADLRAMGAANVLAKRASKPLRRDVLARAAQIYAERFSDPDGRVRASFEIVWISGWAPHESQQKPAKPGSATMRLEEAMKAGRHSSET is encoded by the coding sequence ATGACCAATCAGCCTTCGCCTCCGCATATTTTCGACCGCGCTCTCCTGCGCCGGCGGCTGCGCCGCGCCATCGCCCGGGGGGCGCCGGACTTTCTTGTGGCGCGGGCGGCCGACGATCTGCTCGACCGGCTCCTGACGGTCAAACGCGAATTCCCGCGCTCGCTCGACCTCGGCGCGCCGGCTGAGCATTTCGCGCAGGCGATCGTCGCGAGCGGACGCGCCGCGCCGCTGCGTGCGAGCCGCGACGGCGGCGACGTGATCGCGGATGAAGAGGCCCTGCCCTTTGCGCCCGCCTCCTTCGATCTGGTGGTCTGCGGCATGGCGCTGCAGTGGGTCAACGACCTGCCGGGCGTGCTCGCTCAGGTGCGCCGCATCCTCGCGCCGGACGGCCTGTTTCTCGCCTGTCTGCCGGGCGGCGCGAGCCTCGTCGAGCTGCGCGTCGCGCTGGCGCAGGCGGAGGAAGAGATCACCGGCGGCGCCAGCCCGCGCGTCTCGCCTTTCGTCGACGTGCGGGACATGGGCGGCCTGTTGCAACGCGCCGGCTTCGCCTTGCCGGTCTCGGACGTCGACAGCTTCACCCTGCGCTACGACTCGGCGCTCGGCCTGATGGCCGACCTGCGCGCCATGGGCGCAGCCAATGTCCTGGCGAAACGCGCGTCGAAGCCGCTGCGCCGCGACGTGCTGGCGCGCGCGGCGCAAATCTACGCCGAGCGCTTCTCCGATCCCGACGGACGCGTGCGGGCGAGCTTCGAGATCGTCTGGATTTCCGGCTGGGCGCCCCATGAAAGCCAGCAGAAGCCGGCGAAGCCCGGCTCGGCGACGATGCGGCTCGAGGAGGCGATGAAGGCGGGCCGCCATTCTTCGGAAACATAA
- a CDS encoding protease inhibitor I42 family protein — protein sequence MLRGATLLASMALAGATAAQDSLRLDSLHLAPGASAVIQLKENPSTGYVWRIDEAAGAGLDAVAIVDGGRRPGARLPGAPGTHRWTVRALKPGVVIIPFAYQRPWEPAPVETRRIRVVIAP from the coding sequence ATGTTGAGGGGCGCGACCCTGCTGGCGTCGATGGCGCTCGCTGGCGCGACGGCGGCGCAGGACTCGCTGCGTCTGGACTCGCTGCATCTCGCGCCAGGCGCCAGCGCGGTCATCCAGCTCAAGGAGAACCCGTCGACAGGCTATGTCTGGCGGATCGACGAAGCCGCGGGCGCCGGGCTCGACGCCGTGGCGATCGTTGACGGCGGGCGCCGCCCCGGCGCCCGTCTGCCCGGCGCGCCGGGAACGCATCGCTGGACGGTCCGTGCGCTGAAGCCGGGCGTGGTGATCATCCCATTCGCCTATCAGCGGCCGTGGGAGCCGGCCCCGGTCGAAACGCGGCGCATTCGGGTCGTTATCGCCCCGTAA
- a CDS encoding ATP-binding protein: MSLVINDVLSAPRQLWRNFADWLHARMPKGLYARALLIVILPVVLLQSAVAYVFMERHWEVVTYRLSAGVARQAAAVVDIYRTFPDDAEHSQLRRIAALDLNMELSILPREPLPPPVTKSSLFALLDKALSRELSRKLLQPYWINTNVPGNLIEIRVALDDATLRMLVTRTHAYASNSYIFFMWMAIASIIILAIATSFLRNQIRPILRLAQAAEEFGKGRDVQFSPRGAREVRQAGAAFLEMKRRVERAIEQRTTMLNGVSHDLRTIITRFKLSLALMGESNEAREMRKDVDEMERMVEAYLAFARGDGGEASAPTDMRMILEELKADTERRGIGVTMKVDGDPTLDARPAAIKRLLANLVGNAQRYGQKLEFSLDNDGETMTIHIDDDGPGIPVERREDAFRPFYRLDESRNQDNGNSGLGLAIARDIARSHGGEIDLDRSPLGGLRATVTLPI, encoded by the coding sequence ATGTCGCTTGTGATCAACGACGTCCTGTCCGCGCCGCGCCAACTGTGGCGCAATTTCGCCGACTGGCTGCACGCGCGCATGCCGAAGGGCCTTTATGCGCGCGCCTTGCTCATTGTCATCCTGCCGGTCGTGCTGCTGCAGTCTGCGGTCGCTTATGTCTTCATGGAGCGCCACTGGGAGGTCGTGACCTATCGCCTCTCAGCGGGCGTCGCCCGTCAGGCGGCGGCGGTTGTCGATATTTACCGGACCTTCCCGGATGACGCCGAGCACAGCCAGTTGCGGCGCATTGCGGCGCTCGATCTCAACATGGAGCTGTCGATCCTCCCCAGGGAGCCGCTGCCGCCGCCTGTGACGAAGTCGTCGCTCTTCGCCTTGCTCGACAAGGCGCTGAGCCGGGAGCTCTCACGCAAGCTCCTGCAGCCCTATTGGATCAACACGAATGTGCCGGGCAATCTGATCGAAATCCGCGTCGCCCTCGACGACGCGACGCTTCGGATGCTGGTCACGCGCACCCACGCCTACGCCTCGAACTCCTATATTTTCTTCATGTGGATGGCGATTGCCTCCATCATCATCCTCGCCATCGCCACCTCCTTTCTGCGCAATCAGATCCGCCCCATCCTGCGGCTGGCGCAGGCGGCGGAGGAGTTCGGCAAGGGCCGCGACGTGCAGTTCAGCCCGCGCGGCGCGCGAGAAGTGCGCCAGGCCGGCGCCGCCTTTCTGGAGATGAAGCGGCGCGTCGAGCGCGCCATCGAGCAGCGCACGACGATGCTCAACGGCGTCTCGCATGATCTGCGCACGATCATCACGCGCTTCAAACTCTCGCTGGCGCTCATGGGCGAGAGCAACGAAGCGCGCGAGATGCGCAAGGACGTCGACGAAATGGAGCGGATGGTCGAGGCCTATCTCGCCTTCGCCCGCGGCGACGGCGGCGAGGCTTCGGCGCCGACCGACATGCGGATGATCCTCGAGGAGCTGAAAGCCGACACGGAACGGCGCGGCATCGGCGTGACGATGAAGGTCGACGGCGACCCGACGCTCGACGCCCGGCCAGCGGCGATCAAGCGCCTGCTCGCCAATTTAGTCGGCAACGCCCAGCGTTACGGGCAGAAGCTGGAGTTCTCTCTCGACAACGACGGCGAGACGATGACGATCCATATCGACGACGACGGCCCCGGCATCCCGGTCGAGCGGCGCGAGGACGCCTTCCGGCCCTTCTATCGCCTCGACGAGTCGCGCAATCAGGACAATGGCAATTCCGGCCTCGGTCTCGCCATCGCCCGCGACATCGCCCGCTCCCATGGCGGGGAGATCGACCTGGACCGCAGCCCGCTGGGCGGACTGCGGGCGACGGTGACGCTGCCGATCTGA
- a CDS encoding YbjN domain-containing protein produces the protein MLIAREKETERAEHPVDVVEQLAATNDWIFDREDEDEISIAVTGAWTEYQVAFTWLPHIETLHVSCAFDLKAPERRRSDVMALINAINEQMWIGHFDFWPQEGVAMHRHGLILSGGAQPSASQCAALLDNALTACERYYQAFQFVLWAGKSAREALDAANFETKGEA, from the coding sequence ATGCTGATCGCTAGAGAAAAAGAAACGGAACGCGCCGAGCATCCGGTGGATGTTGTGGAGCAACTCGCCGCCACAAACGACTGGATCTTCGACCGTGAGGACGAAGACGAAATTTCCATCGCCGTCACGGGCGCCTGGACCGAATATCAGGTGGCTTTCACCTGGCTTCCGCACATCGAGACGCTACATGTCAGCTGCGCCTTCGACCTCAAGGCGCCAGAGCGGCGTCGGAGCGACGTCATGGCGCTCATCAATGCGATCAATGAGCAGATGTGGATCGGCCATTTCGATTTCTGGCCGCAGGAAGGCGTCGCGATGCATCGTCACGGCCTGATCCTGTCCGGCGGGGCGCAGCCCTCCGCATCTCAATGCGCGGCGCTGCTCGACAACGCATTGACCGCCTGCGAACGCTATTATCAGGCGTTCCAATTCGTGCTCTGGGCCGGCAAATCGGCGCGCGAGGCGCTGGACGCCGCCAATTTCGAGACGAAGGGGGAGGCGTGA
- a CDS encoding cold-shock protein, whose translation MQTGTVKWFNSNKGFGFIQPEAGGPDVFVHISAIERAGLPSLAEGQKVGYELFVDKRSGKFSADMLQLQS comes from the coding sequence ATGCAAACTGGCACTGTAAAGTGGTTCAACTCCAATAAGGGCTTCGGCTTCATTCAGCCGGAAGCCGGCGGTCCGGACGTTTTCGTGCACATCAGCGCGATTGAGCGCGCCGGTCTTCCGTCCCTCGCGGAGGGTCAGAAGGTCGGCTACGAGCTGTTCGTCGACAAGCGCAGCGGCAAATTCTCCGCCGACATGCTCCAGCTGCAGAGCTAA